GGAGCCCGGCGTCCGGGTCGTCCATGGGAACGCCGTACACGTCCGTCTCGACGGCATTGCCGAAGTAGTCCGCGATCGCCTCGTTCAGGGCGCCGGACTGGCCCGCGTAGACGAGGTCGGCGGAGTGGTCGATGACGCCGTGGGTCATCTCGTGCCCGACGACATCCAGCCCGGCGGAGAGGGGGCGGTACTCCGCGTCGCCGGTGCCGTACACCATCTTCGTGCCGGCCCCGCGACCGCGGGGGCCGGGAGCGGGGCCGGAAATCGGCGGATGGCCGAGACCGCGCGCACCACGTGGTGGCGGGGGAGCGGCCCGTGAGGGGCGATACGCGCCAATGCCGTCCCGTCCGCATCACGCCCCGAACGGGTGTCACCGACCCCGCCCGCACCCCCTGTCACACAACGGTTACCGTGCGCTGATGCGGTCCCCGGGGTGACCGTCACGGATCCACCGCATCTCCTTCACCCGGCGCGCACTTCCGGCCGTGAGGCGGTCGCTCGCCGCCCGTCGGGGCAGACGGTGCGCCCGCCGGATGCCTAGCCTCCCGGCCCATGCGATCACCACTGATGAGACGCTTCGGCCTCGGTGCCGTCCTGGCCCTCGCCCTCGCCGTGTTCGGCACGGCCCCCGGCGCGAGCGCGGCCGCCGCGGCACCCGCGGAGCTGACGTTCGCCACCGACAGCGCCACCACGACGCCCGGTGGCACGGTCAACCTGTCGATGACGATCACGAACAACCACACCTACGACGTCTGGTTCGTCTACCAGACCATCCAACCCACCTGGCTGACCAACCAGCGCCCCGACCTGAAGTACTCCTTCATCGGCTGCAGCCTCGCCACGGCCGCCGGCGCCACCCCCTGCTCCGGGACCGGCCCCGCCGACCTCGGTACCAACTACGGCGCCACGGTCCCGCCCGGCCAGAGCCGTACCGTCACGCTGACGCTCCAGGTCGCCGGTGACTCCGGCTGCAACGGGAACATCGGCTTCTACTCGTACTACTACGCCGAGTTCAGCGACAGCACCAACGTCAGTGGCGGTCCGGTGTTCACGCCCCAGACCCGGGTGCTCTGCGCCTGACGGCCCGGCGACGAGGTGGGCGGTCGTGACGGGAGTGACCTGAAATGATCTGCGATCGGGCTTCCGTCATGGTCTGAACCACTGGCGAACGACCGGGCGGGCCCGATCGGTCCGCCGACACGTCCCGCGGGGCCCGGACCAGCGCGCCGGGCCCTCGCGGTCGTCGTAGGCCTCGTTCCGGGGGGATGAGAAAACGTTCAATTCGGTTCCATGTCCGCCCAGTTGGACACCTGCGCTTTTCCGTCATGTTTCGCAGCATGACCACGAAAGCCACACACAGACACCACTATGTGACGCGACGGATGCGTCGACGACCGGGTTCTGAGGGGGAACGCCGGCGTCACGCAAGGGGGTGCGTCCGCTCCAGGAGAGGCGTGCTCACCCCTGCCCGGGGAGGGGACTTCACCGCATGAAGCGGACTTTACGCACCACCGTGCTCACGGTGGGCGCGCTCATCGCCGCGCTCGGCCTGCCGGCCGGACCGGTCCACGCCGACGACACCACGCCCCGCGTCGATCTGCGGGTCCTGGTGGTCAGCGACGGTGGCCCGTCCACCGACGCGATAGCCGCCGAACTCACCACCGCCGGAACGCCGTACACCGAGATCGACCTGACGAGCGCCGACCGGCCCGTGATCGACGCGGGTTTCCTCGCGGACACCGTCGACGGCCGCCCGCGCGCCAAGTACCAGGCGGTCGTGCTGCCCAACGACAACCCGTTCCCGGCCGGCTCGGCCGAGATGACGGCGCTCGCGGAGTACGAGCGGACGTACACGATCCCCCAGGTCGACGCCTACACCTACGCGCGTCCAGAAGCCGGTTTGCAGTACCCGGTGTACGGCGGCTACTCCGGCAGCCTCGACGGCGCCGAGGCCCGGGTGACCGACGCCGGGAAGGCGGGCCCCTTCGGGTACCTCGACGGCGCGGTGCCCTTCGAGGACAACGACCCCGCCATCGGCGAGAGTTACGCCTACCTGTCGAGGCCCGTCGCGGGAGCCGACTTCACCCCCTACGTCGACGCGGCCGTCCCCGGCGGGTCCACGCGCGGCACACTGGTCGGCGAGTACCGGCACGACGGGCGGCGCGAACTCGTCGTCACCTTCGTCTACAACCGCTACCAGCAGCAGTTCCGGCTGCTGGCCCGCGGCATCGTCGCCTGGATGACCGGCGGGGTGCACCTGGGCGCCACGCGCAACTACTTCGCCGTGCACGTCGACGACGTGTTCGCCGCCGACGACCGCTGGAACACCGAGCTCAACTGCACCCCCGGCGACGTCGACTGCGCCGACCCGAACATCGAGCCCGACCCCATCCGCATGACCCCGGCCGACGTCGACCACGCCACCGCCTGGCAGACCGACAAGGGCTTCACCCTCGACCTCGCCTACAACGGCGCCGGCAGCGTCGACCACCGCGAGGACAACAACGGCGACGACGCCCTCACCGACAGGTTCATCGCGGAGCGCGACCGCTTCCGCTGGATCAACCACACCTACTCTCACCCCTTCCTCGGCTGTGTCCAGGACACCAGCGTGGTCCCCTGGAGATGCGCGACCGACGCCGACGGCTCCACCCGATGGGTGAGCCGCGACGACATCTCCGACGAGATCGCCACCAACCGCGTCTGGGGCCGGACGGCCGGACTGCCCCTGGACGACGGCGAGTTGGTCACCGGTGAACACTCCGGCATGAAGGTGCTGCCGCAACAGCCCGAGGACAACCCCAACCTGGCGCTCGCCCTCGACGACAACGACATCACCTGGCTCGGCTCCGACAACTCCCGCGAGCCCGCCCAGCGGCAGGTCGGCCCCGCCACGACCGTGCCCCGCCACCCGATGAACGTCTTCTACAACGCGGGCCGGGCGGCCGAACAGGTCGACGAGTACAACTGGATCTACACCAGCCGCGCCCAGGGCGGCAGCGGCATCTGCGAGGACAACCCCGCCACCACCACCTGCCTCACCGCGCCGCTCGACACGGCCACCGGGTACGAGGACGTCATCGTGCCGCTGGAGAAGCGGATAGCCCTCGGCCACGTCCTCGCGGGCGACCCCAAGCCGCACTTCATCCACCAGTCGAACCTGGCCGAGGACCGCATCGCCTACCCGGTGCTCGACGGTGTCCTGGACGGCTACGCGGCCCTGTTCGCCGAGAACACCCCCGTGGTCAACCTGCGGATGAAGGACATCGGAGCCGAACTCCGCCGCAGGGCCCTGTGGCAGGCCGCCCTCCAGGCCGGCGAGGTCACCGCCCACCGCATCGGCGACACCGTCACCGTCGAGGCACCGGACGGCCTGGCGGTCACCGTCACCGCGCCCACCGGCACCACCCTGGCCGGCGGCGCCTTCGGCGACGCCTACGCGGGCGCGGTCTCCGGCTGGACACCCTCCACGGGCGCCCCCCTCGCCCTCGCCCTCCCCACGGCCGCCGGCCCCTCGGCCGCCGTCGCCGACGAGCCCGTCGAGACCACGGATCCCGCGCCGGACACCCGTGTCCCCGCAGGCGTGAGCGAGAGAGTGCCGTACACCCCGGACACCGACACCGCGGACGACTGACACCGCGGACAACTGACCTGCGGCACCCGCCCATCGAGCCGTCCCGGACGCGTCACCCGCGGCCGGGACCGGCAGGGAACCACCCCACACCACGGCAGTGGAGCACACCGATGCCCGTTCCCCACGACGCGCGCCGACTCGGCGCGACGCGCGTCACCCTCCTCACCGAAGGCACCTATCCCCACAGTCACGGCGGCGTCAGCGTCTGGTGCGACCAACTCGTCCAGGGCATGCCGGACCTCGACTTCGACGTCATCGCCGTCACCGGCACCGGACGCGAACCCCTCGCCTGGGACGTGCCCGCCCACGTCCGCCGTGTGCTGTCCGTCCCCATGTGGGGCGACCCGCCCGAGGGCCGCGCGCCCCGGGGCCGCGCCCGTCACCGACTCGCCACAGCCTACGAGCGGTTCCTCACCGCCCTCCTCGACCCAAAAGCCGAGGACGGCTTCGCGCCCGCCCTGTACGAGCTGGCCCGGGCCGCGGCGGACGGCACACTCAGCCCCTTCCTGCGCTCGGACCGGGCGATCGCCCAACTGGCCGCCGTCTGGAACCGCCCCGGCCTCGCCGTCCGCGAGGCCCGGCCCACCCTGCACGACGCGCTCACCGCGACCTCCCTGCTCGAACACGCCCTGCGCCCGCTCGCCGCGCCCTCTCCCGAGACCGGCGTCGCGCACGCGGTCAGCGGCGGCGTCGCCGTCCTCCCGGGCCTCGCCGCCCTCGAACGGCACGGCGTCCCCCTGCTGCTCACCGAACACGGCGTCTATCTGCGCGAGCGCTACCTCGGCTACCGCACCGCCCCCTACCGCTGGCCCGTCAAGGCGGTCGTCCTCGGCTTCTTCCGCCTCCTCGCCGAGGAGACCTACCGCCGGGCCGCCCTGATCACCCCAGGCAACCGCTACAACCGGCTCTGGGAGGAACAGGGCGGCGCCGACCCCGAGTCCATCCGTACCGTCTACAACGGCGTCGACCCCGCCGCGTTCCCGCCCGCCGGCCCCGAACCGGAGACGCTCACCCTCAGCTGGGCGGGCCGCGTCGACCCCATCAAGGACCTGGAGACCCTCATCCGGGCGTTCGCCCTCGTCAGGGCCGAACTACCGGACACACGGCTGCGGTTGTTCGGCGGGACACCGCGAGGCGGCGAGGCCTACCGCGAGCGCTGCGAGGCCCTGGCCGCGCAACTGGGTCACGGCGACGCCGTCACCTTCGAGGGCCGGGTCGACGACATCAAGGACGCCTACGCGGCCGGCAACGTCGTGATGCTCTCCAGCATCAGCGAGGGCTTCCCGTTCACCCTCATCGAGGCCATGTCGTGCGGGCGTGCCACCGTCTCCACCGATGTGGGGGGTGTGCGCGAGGCCGTCGGCGACACGGGGCTCGTGGTGCCGCCGCGCGACCCGGAGGCGATGGCGCGGGCCGCGCTGGAACTGCTGGGCGACCCGGCGCGCCGCCGGGCGATGGGGGAGGCGGCCAGGCTCCGGGTGATCGAACAGTTCACCCTCCGCCAGACCATCGACACCTTCCGCTCCATCTACCTCGAACTGCCCACCCGGGCAGGGCGGTCGAGGACCGTCGAGATCCCGGCGCGGGTGCCCGCGACCATCAGCACGGTGGCCGGATGAGCGGCCCCCTGTCACTCGAACCCGGCGGCGTCGAACAGGACACCCTGGCCATCCGGCTGGCCGACCGGCGCCGCCCGCGCCGCCGCCCCAGCTGGGCCCTCGGCGACGACACGACCCTCACCATCCGGCTCCCGCACCAGGGCCCGGACGAGGAGGCCGTGAGCGAACTCGCCGCCGAACTCGCCGACCGCGTCGGCCCGGCCGTCCACCCCTACGAAGTGGCCGCCCTGCTGGAGGCGGAGGGCCTGTCCGCCTCCCTCATCAAGGAACGCTACGGCCACCCGAACCTCTTCTCGCTGGCCTCGGCCCTGTACGAACGGGTGCCGAGGACGTTCCCCGAACCCGCCCCGACTGCCGACCCCTGGCGCCCGGACACCGTGCGCTGCCTGTTGCGAGGCGTCCTCTTCGCCCTCCCCGGCCTCGCCTATCTGCTGACCGCCCCGCTGTGGAACCCCGGCGCGCACGCCCCGGCCCTCATCGTGGCCGGCCTCGTCTCCTGGGCCTGGGGCCAGGCCCTCGGCCACCGCGCCCATCTGCGGATGGCGACCGGGCCGCGCGAAGCGGGCCGTACGCTCCTGACCGGCGCCCCCGCCGGGGCGGTCGTCGCCACGGCGATCGCGGCACTGCCCGCCGACGGCGGCCCGGTGACCCTGGTGGCGGCCGCCCAGTCCGCCTACCTGGGGGCGGCGGGCGTCCTGCTGGTCCTCGGCCGGGAGCGCCTCCTGCTCGCCGCGCTCAGCCCGTTGATCGCCGGAGCCGTCGTCCTGCCCTGGTGGGAACCGGGCCCATGGGCGCGCGCCGGACTGCCCCTCCTCGCCCTGCTGGCCACCCTCGCCGTCACCGGCCGGACCCTGCGTGCCACCCTCGCCGCCCCGGCCGTCCCGGACGCCCGCCGCCCCCGCCTGCGGTGGTCCCTGCCGTACGGCCTGTTCGGCCTCGCCGCCGGCGTGCTGGTGCTGCTGGAGGGCCGGCAGGAGCCGTACGCGGTGATCGTGCTGACGGTGAGCATGGGCCCGGCGGAATGGCTGCTCTACCGCTACCGCGGGCTGTCCGTCGCCGCGCTGCGCGCCGTCGCGACCCCCGCCGGGTTCCTGCTGCGCTCGGCCGGGATCCTCGCCCTCTGCCTGCTCGCCTACCTGCTGCCGCTGCTGCCCGCGGCCCTGCTCACCGACGCCGCCCCCGCCCCGCTGCTGCTGCTCGCCGCCGTCCTGTGGACCGCGCTGCTGCTGCAGGCCTTCGGGGCGGCCTGGCCGTCGGCCGTGATCTGTCTCGCGGCGGCGGGCGGCGCCGGGGCGGTCACCCTGCTGCGCCTGCCACCGGGCGACCTGGCGCTGCCCGTCGGCTGCGCCGCCGCCGCGCTCTGTCTGTCGGCGTGCGCGCTGCGGCTGCTCGGCCGGCCCGCACCGCACGCCTGAGCCCCGTGCTCACCCCGACCACCGCACACCCCCACGCGCCACCCCCCACACCACCGACCGACCGGAAGGACACCCAGTTGACCTCCGCACCGCTCGCCGCCGTCACCGGAGCCGAGGGCTTCATCGGCTCCCACCTGACCGAGGCGCTCGTCGCCGCCGGACACCGGGTCCGGGCCATGGCCCAGTACAACTCCTTCTCCTCCTACGGCTGGCTGGAGACCCTGCACCCCGACGTCCTCGACCAGGTCGAGATCGTCCTCGGCGACGTCCGCGACCCCGGCTCGGTCCGCGGCCTCCTCGACGGCGCCGACACCGCCTACCACCTGGCCGCCCTCATCGCGATCCCGTACTCCTACCAGGCACCGCACAGTTACGTGGACACCAACGTCACCGGCACCCTCAACGTCCTGGAAGCCGTCCGAGCCCTCGGCACACCCCGCCTGGTCCACACCTCCACCAGCGAGACCTACGGCACCGCGCGGACCGTGCCGATCACCGAGGACCACCCCATCAACACCCAGTCGCCGTACGCCGCCTCGAAGGCCGGCGGGGACCGGCTCGCCGACAGCTACCACGCGAGCTTCGACACCCCCGTCGTGACCCTGCGGCCGTTCAACACCTTCGGGCCCCGCCAGTCGATGCGCGCGGTGATCCCCACGGTGATCGGCCAGGTCGCGGCGGGGCAGCGCACCATCACCCTCGGCGATCTGCGTCCCACCCGGGACTTCACCTTCGTCAAGGACACCGCGCAGGCGTTCCTGACCGTCGGTACCGCGCCCGCCGAGCAGGTCGTGGGGCGCACCTTCAACGCCGGCACCGGGGGCGAGATCTCCATCGGCGACCTCGTCGCGCTGATCGGCAAGGTCATGGACAGCGAACTCGACGTCCGCGAGGACGAGGCACGCATCCGGCCCGTGAACTCCGAGGTGATGCGGCTCGTCGCGGACGCGAGCCGGCTGACCGCCGCCACCGGCTGGCAGCCCGCCCACACCCTGGAGGAAGGCCTCGCGCACACCGTGGAGTTCTTCCGCGACCCGGCGAACCTCGCCCGCTACAAGACCGGCATCTACAACATCTGACTCCCGTCGGGCCGCGTCGGCGGAGCACGACCCCGTGCGTCGCCGCGCATCCCCGAAGTCCACCAGTCCACGAAGCACGAAGGAGGAGCACCATGCACGCAGTGATCCTGGCGGGAGGCAAGGGCGTCCGGCTGCGGCCCTACACGACCGCGCTGCCGAAGCCGCTCGTCCCCATCGGCGACCAGCACGCCATCCTGGAGATCGTGCTGCGCCAGCTCTCCGCGGCCGGCTTCACCCACGTCACCCTCGCCATCGGCCACCTCGGCGAGATCATCCGTGCCTACGTCGGCGACGGCTCCCAGTGGGCCCTGACCGTCGACTACGCCCCCGAGGAGAGCCCTCTCGGAACCATGGGCCCGCTGCTCAACCTGCGCGACCGGCTGCCCGAGTCCTTCCTCGTGATGAACGGCGACGTCCTCACCGACCTCGACTACGCCGATGTCCTGTGCCGGCACCGGGAGTCCGGGGCGCCGCTCACCATCGCCACCTACGCCCGCAAGGTCCACATCGACTTCGGTGTCCTGACCACCGACGACAGCAAGGTCGTCGCCTTCACCGAGAAGCCGAGCATGGACTACCGCGTCTCCATGGGTGTCTACGGCGTGTCCCGCTCCACCCTGGAGGGTTACACCCCCGGACTGCCCCTCGGTTTCGACGAGTTGGTCCTCGACCTGATAAGGGCTCAGAACCAGCCGCACGCCTACGACTTCGACGGGTACTGGCTGGACATAGGCCGTCCGGACGACTACGACCGGGCCAACGCCGAGTTCACCACCCGCAAGTCGCTTCTGCTCAAGGGAGCCTGAGCACCACATGCGCATTCTCGTCCTGGGTTTCACCGGATATCTGGGCACCCATGTCGTCGAGGGGCTGCGCGCCCTGCCGGGCGCGCTGGTCCTCGGCGCCGGCCGCGCGCCCACCGCCGACCACGCCGTCGACCTCGCCACCGTCCGCCCCGCGGAACTGGCGAAGACCCTGGCGTCGGCCGCGCCCGACACCGTGGTCAACTGTGCGGGCGCGACCGGCGGTGACCCCGTCACCCTCGCCGAGGTCAACGCCCGCGGCCCCGCCGTCCTGTGCGCGGCGCTCCGCGAGGCCGCCCCCGGCGCACGGCTGGTGCACCTGGGCTCGGCCGCCGAGTACGGGCCCGGCGTCCCGGACGTCCGGGTGACGGAGTCGGCGGCCACCCGTCCGCTCGCCCCCTACGGCGCGACCAAGCTCGCGGGAACGGTCGCCGTCACCACGTCCGGCCTGGACGCGGTGGTCCTGCGGGTCGGCAACCCGGTCGGCCCCGGCGCGCCGCCCACCAGCCTCCCCGGCCGCATCGCCACCCTGCTCCGCACCGCCGGGCCCGGCCCCGAGGCCGTGGTCCCGCTCGGCGCCCTCTCCGCGTACCGCGACTTCGTCGACGTCCGCGACGTCACCCGAGCGGTCGTCCTCGCGGCCACGGCCCCCGGCCCCCTGCCGCCCGTCCTCAACATCGCCGGCGGCCGCGCCGTCCCGGTCCGTGAGGTGGTGCGGTGCCTGGCCGACAAGGCCGGCTTCCGAGGGCGGATCATGGAGAACGCGACGGGGCCGAGCGCGTCGGCGGGCGCGGGCGGGAGCACGGGACGGGGCGCGGGGGCGGTCGGCGCGGCTCACGCGGCCGGGTCGGTTCGGTCGGCGGACGTGTCGTGGCAGTGCTCCGACATCACCGCCGCCGAGACGGCCCTCGGCTGGCGACCGGCCCACACCCTGGACGACGCGCTCACCGCACTGTGGGAGAGCGGCGGAGCCGCCGGGGAACGCGGAGCCGCCGGGGAACGGGACGGCGCCGCGGAACACAGGACCGTCGGGGGACGGGACGGCGTCGGGGAACGCGGGGGCGGCGAGAAGGGTGTCCGTACGCCGTGAGTCTGCTGATCCCGCTGTACGTCCACCCGGCCGAGGACCCGGGCGCCTGGCTCCGCCTGATCAGGGCGGCGCCCCGTACCTACGCCGTCGTCCTCAACCCCGCGAACGGCCCCGGCGACGTCCCCGACCCCGCGTTCACCGCGGCGGCCGGGGCGCTGCGCGCGGCCGGGGCCCGGCTGCTCGGCTATGTCGACACCGACTACGGGGTGCGCGACCGCGCCGAGATCGCCGACGACGTACGCCGTCACCAGGAGTGGTACGCGGCCGACGGCTGCTTCCTCGACCAGGTGACGGCCACCCCGGACGGCCTGCCCGCCTGCCGCAGGCTCGTCCGGGCCGTCCGCCGGCTCGGCGCCGCCACCGTCGTCCTCAACCCCGGCGTCCACCCGGCACCGGGGTACGCCCGCCTCGCCGATCTGACCGTCACCTTCGAGGGCCACTGGTCGACGTACGTGTCGGCGTTCAGCCGACCGGCCTGGGTCGCCCGCCACCCGCCCGAGCGCCTCTGCCACCTCGTCTACGGCGTCCCCGAGGCACTCGTACCGCTCGCCGTGCGCACCGCGCACGACCGGGGCGCCGCCGTCTGCGGCCCGGTGACCGGCGAACCGCCCAACCCCTGGGCCCAGTTGACGCCCGCGCTCACCGGGACGGACCGATGAGGAGAAGGAGACCGGCGTTCGGGCATGTGGCGCTGCTGGCCGCCCTCCTGGCCTCGACGCTGGCGGGCTGCGGCGGCGACCCCGACCCGGATTCCGGCTCCACGTCCGGGCCGCGGTGGAGACCCCGGCCCGGTCTCGCCTGGCAGTGGCAGCTGGACGGAAGGGTCGACCCCTCCGCGGACGTGCCCGTCTACGACATCGACGGGTTCGAGAACTCCGCGAAGGACGTGGCCCGGCTGCACCGGGACGGCCGCAAGGTCATCTGCTACATCAACGTCGGCGCCTGGGAGGACTTCCGGCCCGACAAGGACTCCTTCCCCCGCTCGCTGCTCGGCGAGGAGAACGGCTGGGCGGGCGAACGCTGGCTGGACATAAGGCAGTTGGACGTCCTGCGGCCCCTCATGGAACGCCGCTTCGACATGTGCCGCGACAAGGGCTTCGACGCGGTGGAGCCCGACCTGGTGGAGGGCTACGGCGACGACACCGGCTTCCCGCTCACCGCGCGGGACCAGCTCGCCTACAACCGCATGATCGCGGACATCGCCCACGAACGCGGCCTGGCGGTGGGCCTGAAGAACGACCTGTCCCAGATACCCGAACTGCTGGCCGACTTCGACTTCGCCGTCAACGAGGAGTGCGCCCAGTACGACGAATGCGGGCGGCTCTCGCCCTTCGTCGAAGCAGGCAAGGCCGTGTTCCACGTGGAGTACACCGAACCCAGGAGCAGCTTCTGCGCGGAGTCCCGTCGGCTCGGGCTCTCGTCGATGGTCAAACGGCTGGAGCTGGGGGTGTGGCGGCAGCCATGCTGAGCGCGGAGGAGCCGGTGGCCGTGGGCGGCCCCGACTGGGCGGAGAAGGCACCCCGAGGACTTCCGGTTGCGTCTGCTCCATGTCTCCGCCGTCGACGAGGGCTCCGACACCCGCGACGAACTCCTCACCCTGCGTGACCGTTGCCCGCCTCCGGCGGCTCCGCCATGTCCGCGACGCTGCGTCCTCATTCGCACACCCGTGCGTGACCTGGCGGTTTCCCTGGGAACAGAACCGCGCCCGGGCGGTCCCGTGCTCCTATGGTGGAGATCACAGGCAGGCGACGGACGCTGAGGCGGCGACCATGGCGGAGACGGCGATCGACTACGCGGCGGTGTTCCAGGCGCTGCCGGGCATGGTGGCGCTGCTGACACCCGAGCTGGTGTACGCGGACGCGAACGAGGAGTTTCTGCGGGTGTCGGGGCGCACCCGAGAGCAGGTCGTCGGCCGGTATCTCTTCGACGTGTTCCCCGACAACCCCGACGACCCGTCGGCGGACGGGATGCGGAATCTGGCGGCCTCCCTCGACCGTGTGGTGGAGAGCGGCGAGCGGGACGCGATGGCGTTGCAGCGCTTCGACGTGGAGTCCGCCGAGCGGCCTGGGGAGTGGGAGGAACGGTACTGGAGTCCGGTGAACGCGCCGATCCTCGGCACCGACGGGAAGGTGACGCTGCTGATCCACAGGGTGGAGGAGGTCACCGAGCTGATCCGCGCCCGCGAGCGCGCCCCGGGCGACCGGGCCCGGGTGCTGGAGGCCGAGCTCTACACCCGTGCCCGGGAGCTGCAGGAGGTCAACGAACGGCTGCGTGAGGCGCACGCCCACGAACGGGAGGTGGCGCTCGCCCTGCAGAAGGCGATGCTGCCCGCGCCCAACCCGGTCGGACACCATCGCGCGGCCGTCCGCTACCAGCCGGCGACGGACGCGCTGAACGTGTGCGGCGACTGGTACGACCTGGTCAGCCTGGCCGGCGCCGACCGCATCGGGGTCGCCGTCGGTGACGTGGTCGGGCACGGCCTGGCCGCGGCCGGCGTCATGGGCAAGCTCCGCAGCGCGCTGAGCGCCGCGTCCCTGGTGGCCGACGGTCCCGCCCAGGCACTGGACGCGCTCGGCCTGTACGCCCGCTCCGTCGACGGCGCCGAGAACACCACCGCCGTGCAGACCTGCGTCGACTGGGACACCCACACCATCACCTACAGCAGCGCCGGCCATCTGCCGCCGGCGGTGCTGTGCCGCGACGGCACGGTCGTCTTCCTCGACGGAGCCACCGATCCGCCGCTCGGCGCCCGTCCCGAGCACATCCCTCGCCCCGAGGCCACCGTCGACTTCAGCGAGGGCGACACCCTGGTCCTCTACACGGACGGTCTGATCGAACGC
The DNA window shown above is from Streptomyces akebiae and carries:
- a CDS encoding GDP-mannose 4,6-dehydratase, which produces MTSAPLAAVTGAEGFIGSHLTEALVAAGHRVRAMAQYNSFSSYGWLETLHPDVLDQVEIVLGDVRDPGSVRGLLDGADTAYHLAALIAIPYSYQAPHSYVDTNVTGTLNVLEAVRALGTPRLVHTSTSETYGTARTVPITEDHPINTQSPYAASKAGGDRLADSYHASFDTPVVTLRPFNTFGPRQSMRAVIPTVIGQVAAGQRTITLGDLRPTRDFTFVKDTAQAFLTVGTAPAEQVVGRTFNAGTGGEISIGDLVALIGKVMDSELDVREDEARIRPVNSEVMRLVADASRLTAATGWQPAHTLEEGLAHTVEFFRDPANLARYKTGIYNI
- a CDS encoding endo alpha-1,4 polygalactosaminidase: MRRRRPAFGHVALLAALLASTLAGCGGDPDPDSGSTSGPRWRPRPGLAWQWQLDGRVDPSADVPVYDIDGFENSAKDVARLHRDGRKVICYINVGAWEDFRPDKDSFPRSLLGEENGWAGERWLDIRQLDVLRPLMERRFDMCRDKGFDAVEPDLVEGYGDDTGFPLTARDQLAYNRMIADIAHERGLAVGLKNDLSQIPELLADFDFAVNEECAQYDECGRLSPFVEAGKAVFHVEYTEPRSSFCAESRRLGLSSMVKRLELGVWRQPC
- a CDS encoding COG1361 family protein, whose amino-acid sequence is MRSPLMRRFGLGAVLALALAVFGTAPGASAAAAAPAELTFATDSATTTPGGTVNLSMTITNNHTYDVWFVYQTIQPTWLTNQRPDLKYSFIGCSLATAAGATPCSGTGPADLGTNYGATVPPGQSRTVTLTLQVAGDSGCNGNIGFYSYYYAEFSDSTNVSGGPVFTPQTRVLCA
- the pelF gene encoding GT4 family glycosyltransferase PelF encodes the protein MPVPHDARRLGATRVTLLTEGTYPHSHGGVSVWCDQLVQGMPDLDFDVIAVTGTGREPLAWDVPAHVRRVLSVPMWGDPPEGRAPRGRARHRLATAYERFLTALLDPKAEDGFAPALYELARAAADGTLSPFLRSDRAIAQLAAVWNRPGLAVREARPTLHDALTATSLLEHALRPLAAPSPETGVAHAVSGGVAVLPGLAALERHGVPLLLTEHGVYLRERYLGYRTAPYRWPVKAVVLGFFRLLAEETYRRAALITPGNRYNRLWEEQGGADPESIRTVYNGVDPAAFPPAGPEPETLTLSWAGRVDPIKDLETLIRAFALVRAELPDTRLRLFGGTPRGGEAYRERCEALAAQLGHGDAVTFEGRVDDIKDAYAAGNVVMLSSISEGFPFTLIEAMSCGRATVSTDVGGVREAVGDTGLVVPPRDPEAMARAALELLGDPARRRAMGEAARLRVIEQFTLRQTIDTFRSIYLELPTRAGRSRTVEIPARVPATISTVAG
- a CDS encoding NAD-dependent epimerase/dehydratase family protein, whose translation is MRILVLGFTGYLGTHVVEGLRALPGALVLGAGRAPTADHAVDLATVRPAELAKTLASAAPDTVVNCAGATGGDPVTLAEVNARGPAVLCAALREAAPGARLVHLGSAAEYGPGVPDVRVTESAATRPLAPYGATKLAGTVAVTTSGLDAVVLRVGNPVGPGAPPTSLPGRIATLLRTAGPGPEAVVPLGALSAYRDFVDVRDVTRAVVLAATAPGPLPPVLNIAGGRAVPVREVVRCLADKAGFRGRIMENATGPSASAGAGGSTGRGAGAVGAAHAAGSVRSADVSWQCSDITAAETALGWRPAHTLDDALTALWESGGAAGERGAAGERDGAAEHRTVGGRDGVGERGGGEKGVRTP
- a CDS encoding PP2C family protein-serine/threonine phosphatase, which produces MAETAIDYAAVFQALPGMVALLTPELVYADANEEFLRVSGRTREQVVGRYLFDVFPDNPDDPSADGMRNLAASLDRVVESGERDAMALQRFDVESAERPGEWEERYWSPVNAPILGTDGKVTLLIHRVEEVTELIRARERAPGDRARVLEAELYTRARELQEVNERLREAHAHEREVALALQKAMLPAPNPVGHHRAAVRYQPATDALNVCGDWYDLVSLAGADRIGVAVGDVVGHGLAAAGVMGKLRSALSAASLVADGPAQALDALGLYARSVDGAENTTAVQTCVDWDTHTITYSSAGHLPPAVLCRDGTVVFLDGATDPPLGARPEHIPRPEATVDFSEGDTLVLYTDGLIERRDEDIDVSLGRLAEALTRHRRSTPEFLADALLLDLLHHGRATDDTALVIVRL
- a CDS encoding nucleotidyltransferase family protein, which codes for MHAVILAGGKGVRLRPYTTALPKPLVPIGDQHAILEIVLRQLSAAGFTHVTLAIGHLGEIIRAYVGDGSQWALTVDYAPEESPLGTMGPLLNLRDRLPESFLVMNGDVLTDLDYADVLCRHRESGAPLTIATYARKVHIDFGVLTTDDSKVVAFTEKPSMDYRVSMGVYGVSRSTLEGYTPGLPLGFDELVLDLIRAQNQPHAYDFDGYWLDIGRPDDYDRANAEFTTRKSLLLKGA
- a CDS encoding spherulation-specific family 4 protein, whose amino-acid sequence is MSLLIPLYVHPAEDPGAWLRLIRAAPRTYAVVLNPANGPGDVPDPAFTAAAGALRAAGARLLGYVDTDYGVRDRAEIADDVRRHQEWYAADGCFLDQVTATPDGLPACRRLVRAVRRLGAATVVLNPGVHPAPGYARLADLTVTFEGHWSTYVSAFSRPAWVARHPPERLCHLVYGVPEALVPLAVRTAHDRGAAVCGPVTGEPPNPWAQLTPALTGTDR